One region of Flavobacterium pisciphilum genomic DNA includes:
- a CDS encoding SusC/RagA family TonB-linked outer membrane protein, giving the protein MKKLIYILSLFLTVVGYAQETRTITGKVIDYQDKLPIPGATVYVENSSVSNSTNQKGVIESASIGTVTDFDGNFELKIDKNTTSVRVTFMGYQSYTINITSQKSYSISLKADLSELKEVVVTGYQKIEKRKLTSAVAKVNMADIQQAGVASLDQLLVGQVAGVAVTQATGAPGAIAKIRVRGTASISGSQDPLWVLDGLPLESNDVPKNFDKDNIDELNNFSIAGLNPDDIKDITILKDAAATAIYGARAANGVIVVTTKKGKKGSMKVNFTANTFVTQKPDFSKLNLLNSSQKVDLELGLAGRSDLTYRDSGGEVTRILNQANELGAYRTGGFSALSSDTQNSINNLRNNNTNWGNLLYQTAINTQYGVSFSGGGEKSDYYFSLGAYNEEGATIGTGYDRYNITLKNNFEVTDKLNIGIGLFGSESKTKSYITDTDGFTNPANYSRSVNPYLTPYNADGSYNYDKDISGYSETYLPFNFIEERENSSYELKNRAIKAILDIDYRITKGLKASTQFGLQFDNTSSEKFADKDTYYTRKEREKSLRFSNGTQSYFLPLGGIIQNNNTDFFQYNWKTMLNYSTVINEKHELEVMAGSELRRNYNTSIATKAFGYDRKTLTSTQIIFPNAEIANRPAYRAYKKSENENAFASFFATASYTYDRKYTFFGSVRYDGSDLFGVDPKYKYLPLWAASASWLVSEEDFLKGNETVSNLRLRASYGLQGNIDKGTSPFVVGEYGNTTLLPGQSESTITILSPPNDKLRWEKTENTNFGMDLGLFNNRISIVTDVYGRKSSDLIGVQSLPVENGFEFTTLNWAQVSNKGFEIAMATKNIDRPNFKWTTNINFSHNKSNVDRMQIRENTLTPSIEGYPVRAVFALKTAGIDENGYPLFVNKNGETVNTQTFFQLYDALAEIIPGEFSQSKLDAKGIRDLFTYAGDLDPKFTGGFTNTFKIHDFDITVATTFNIKQTVVETPPYNGTLVDRGQNFTTDILNAWSPNNTGSNLPGIVSKNSGTGDSWMAHNWYSGGNSINTNKYLDTWVHEMSYMRLSSLRFGYTLPKKSIQKMFVDSIRFSIEGRNLFVISSDYKGYFDPETYGNIYAQPIPKSLTLGCNITF; this is encoded by the coding sequence ATGAAAAAATTAATTTACATCTTGAGCTTATTCCTGACCGTTGTCGGGTATGCACAAGAAACTCGTACAATTACTGGAAAAGTAATTGATTATCAAGACAAATTACCTATACCAGGTGCAACAGTTTATGTTGAAAACAGTTCGGTCTCAAACAGTACAAACCAAAAAGGTGTTATCGAAAGCGCTAGTATTGGAACTGTTACCGATTTTGATGGTAATTTTGAATTGAAAATAGACAAGAACACGACTAGCGTACGTGTAACCTTCATGGGGTACCAATCGTACACCATTAACATCACATCTCAAAAAAGTTATAGCATTTCTTTAAAAGCTGACTTAAGCGAACTTAAAGAAGTTGTTGTAACTGGTTACCAAAAAATTGAAAAAAGAAAATTAACTTCGGCTGTAGCCAAAGTTAATATGGCCGACATACAACAAGCGGGTGTTGCCAGTTTGGATCAATTGTTAGTAGGTCAAGTTGCTGGTGTTGCTGTAACTCAAGCTACAGGAGCTCCAGGTGCCATTGCAAAAATTAGAGTACGTGGTACAGCGTCGATTTCTGGCTCACAAGATCCGTTATGGGTGTTAGATGGTTTGCCATTAGAAAGCAATGATGTTCCTAAGAACTTTGATAAAGACAATATAGATGAATTAAATAACTTCTCTATTGCGGGTTTAAATCCTGATGATATTAAAGATATTACAATCTTAAAAGATGCTGCTGCTACTGCCATTTATGGTGCTAGAGCTGCAAATGGAGTCATTGTTGTTACTACAAAAAAAGGTAAAAAGGGAAGCATGAAAGTAAACTTTACTGCTAATACTTTTGTTACTCAAAAACCAGATTTTTCAAAATTAAATCTTTTAAACTCATCTCAAAAAGTAGATCTAGAATTAGGATTAGCTGGTCGATCTGACTTAACATATAGAGACAGTGGCGGAGAAGTTACTCGTATCTTAAATCAAGCTAATGAATTAGGAGCTTATAGAACTGGAGGCTTTTCTGCATTGTCATCTGACACTCAGAATTCTATTAATAACTTAAGAAATAACAATACGAATTGGGGTAATCTATTATACCAAACCGCTATAAACACGCAATATGGTGTAAGTTTTTCTGGTGGTGGTGAAAAATCTGATTATTACTTCTCTTTAGGAGCTTATAATGAAGAAGGTGCTACAATTGGTACTGGATACGACAGATACAATATTACTTTAAAAAATAATTTTGAAGTTACCGATAAATTAAATATTGGTATTGGATTATTTGGATCTGAAAGTAAAACAAAATCATACATAACAGACACAGACGGATTTACAAATCCAGCAAATTACTCAAGATCAGTAAATCCATATTTAACACCATATAATGCTGATGGAAGTTATAACTACGATAAAGATATTAGTGGTTATTCTGAAACTTATTTACCTTTTAACTTTATTGAAGAGAGAGAAAATTCATCTTACGAATTAAAAAACAGAGCCATTAAAGCTATACTTGATATAGATTACAGAATTACAAAAGGGCTAAAAGCAAGTACCCAATTTGGTTTACAATTTGACAACACATCTAGTGAAAAATTTGCAGATAAAGACACTTATTACACTAGAAAAGAAAGAGAAAAATCACTTAGATTTAGCAATGGTACCCAAAGTTACTTTCTACCGTTAGGAGGAATTATCCAAAATAATAATACTGACTTTTTTCAATACAACTGGAAAACAATGTTAAACTATTCGACTGTTATCAATGAGAAACACGAGTTGGAAGTTATGGCAGGAAGTGAATTGAGAAGAAATTACAACACTAGTATTGCAACCAAAGCATTTGGATACGATAGAAAAACATTAACTTCTACTCAAATAATTTTCCCTAACGCAGAGATTGCAAACCGACCTGCTTATAGAGCCTATAAAAAGTCTGAAAATGAAAATGCATTTGCTTCCTTTTTTGCAACAGCATCTTATACCTATGATAGAAAATACACCTTTTTCGGAAGTGTTCGTTATGATGGTTCTGACTTATTTGGTGTAGATCCAAAATACAAATATTTACCACTTTGGGCAGCTTCTGCTTCATGGTTAGTGTCTGAAGAGGATTTCCTAAAAGGTAATGAAACAGTATCTAACTTAAGATTACGTGCTTCTTATGGACTACAAGGGAATATAGACAAAGGAACGTCTCCGTTTGTTGTAGGAGAATATGGTAATACAACTCTTTTACCAGGACAATCTGAATCTACCATTACAATATTAAGCCCTCCAAACGATAAATTAAGATGGGAAAAAACAGAAAATACCAACTTTGGTATGGATCTAGGTTTATTCAACAATCGTATTAGTATCGTTACTGATGTATACGGAAGAAAAAGTAGTGATTTAATTGGTGTTCAATCACTTCCTGTTGAAAACGGATTTGAATTCACTACCTTAAACTGGGCGCAAGTTTCTAATAAAGGTTTTGAGATTGCAATGGCAACTAAAAATATTGATCGTCCAAATTTTAAATGGACAACTAATATCAATTTCTCACACAATAAGAGCAATGTTGATCGTATGCAAATAAGAGAAAACACTCTTACCCCGTCAATAGAAGGATACCCTGTGAGAGCAGTATTTGCTTTAAAAACAGCTGGAATAGATGAGAATGGATATCCATTATTTGTAAATAAAAATGGAGAAACTGTAAACACACAAACATTCTTCCAATTATACGATGCTTTAGCAGAAATTATACCTGGAGAATTCTCACAATCTAAACTTGATGCTAAAGGGATAAGAGATTTATTTACCTATGCTGGAGATTTAGATCCTAAATTTACTGGTGGTTTTACCAATACTTTCAAAATTCATGATTTTGATATTACAGTCGCAACCACTTTTAATATTAAGCAAACTGTTGTTGAAACACCTCCATACAATGGAACATTGGTTGATCGTGGACAAAACTTTACAACAGACATCTTAAATGCTTGGTCACCTAACAATACTGGATCGAACCTACCAGGAATTGTGAGCAAAAATTCAGGTACTGGTGATTCTTGGATGGCGCATAATTGGTATTCTGGTGGAAATTCAATAAATACCAATAAATATTTAGATACTTGGGTACATGAAATGAGTTATATGAGATTAAGTAGTTTACGTTTCGGATATACTTTACCAAAAAAATCAATCCAAAAAATGTTTGTTGATAGTATCAGATTCAGTATTGAAGGAAGAAATTTATTTGTTATTAGCTCAGACTACAAAGGATATTTTGACCCAGAGACTTATGGAAATATCTACGCGCAGCCTATCCCTAAATCATTAACATTAGGATGTAACATAACTTTTTAA
- a CDS encoding LytR/AlgR family response regulator transcription factor has translation MKIVIIEDEHLASSYLKSILEQQSIITISKITLIKSVKDAVAFFKENTVDLAFMDIHLGDGKSLDIFEKTTISCPVIFITAYDSYAVKVFKHFTIDYLLKPYEEEELLEALAKYKNIKETFNPNPIVESLVALENQTNVQHHFLVNHRDKLISVNDQSIAYFYATGKHLFIYTNSGNSYFYNSNLKELINKLDPTLFFKVNRKYILNRNHIQEIIKHSSQKIELLLNITMPDTDPIILSKKEINNFKNWLDS, from the coding sequence ATGAAAATAGTAATTATTGAAGACGAACATCTAGCTTCAAGTTATCTAAAATCAATTCTGGAACAGCAAAGTATAATTACTATAAGTAAAATAACTTTGATAAAATCAGTGAAAGATGCGGTTGCCTTTTTCAAAGAAAACACTGTAGATCTTGCTTTCATGGATATTCATCTTGGAGATGGTAAAAGCCTTGATATTTTTGAAAAAACTACTATTTCATGCCCTGTAATTTTTATTACTGCTTATGACTCTTATGCTGTAAAAGTTTTTAAACATTTTACAATCGACTATCTTCTTAAACCCTACGAGGAAGAAGAGTTACTTGAAGCCTTAGCGAAATATAAAAATATAAAAGAAACATTCAATCCCAATCCAATAGTTGAATCACTTGTTGCACTTGAAAATCAAACCAACGTTCAACATCATTTTTTGGTAAATCACAGGGATAAACTTATTTCTGTAAACGACCAAAGCATTGCTTATTTTTACGCTACAGGAAAACATCTTTTTATTTATACAAACTCTGGCAATAGCTATTTTTACAATAGCAATCTAAAAGAGCTAATCAATAAACTTGACCCTACCCTATTCTTTAAAGTAAATCGAAAATATATTTTAAACCGAAATCACATTCAAGAAATTATTAAGCATTCTAGTCAAAAAATTGAATTGCTATTAAACATAACCATGCCAGATACAGATCCGATTATCTTGAGTAAAAAAGAAATTAATAACTTTAAAAATTGGCTCGATTCGTAA
- a CDS encoding outer membrane beta-barrel family protein: MRILILVFIYCFLISATEIKAQSIQHISGKIVNHKNESMMGNISLLSVRDSTLIKQDNFLDGVFGLSDVNQKEVVIRLSSAEFADTFLHVIYAGKEHINLGTIFVKENNNQLNEVVVKSQNSLLKYGSSGSVEVNVANTLLATSSSVNELLSRVPNVIVSEGQISVLGKGEAIIYLNGILISNERFAAIPVSQIAKIEVISNPSAKYDAEGKAVINIITKKNVESGIMGSANQQVTVSKFAGTSTNTLLDFNYNKGKFSFIANYGLQLGHNRELLNTTRTRPEPTDYMKSELTTDWKRRFNNYSNFGFGIQYTFSDSNYISFEYSGNIADLGGVVENRNSILTNSNTIFYATDTDKNDVRLNKFINLNYNATTDSKGSTLFAGILYSNYNSTVRDFIGENGLVDGLNSERFLKNNADYTINIINTQIDYSKKINENTKLETGAKLSSAAVKTSSDFLISNENNSEFEFNDALSSDFKYDEQIGAAYLNYSGSLSEKLNFSVGARGEWTNYELNTTANGNQNFKKNYANIFPNLLLNMPLSDDLKFHASYVSRITRPRYQGLNPYVIYQDPFTTIEGNPHLKPEKIHAFEMGVLYKKIKFTLGYTYKVDLISAAALRGNNLNSYILRAINVEKEHNFFASVSKSFATKWWTSTNTMSMSYTKSIDNTYSFVFGATKPQFYLYSNNTFTIPNLFKIQLLAWYLGDKSSGLVDENSRSTVTLGIERSLLNNALKLNFSANDIFRGFNTSGNYEVGQTQIYYHRRYTTNYFKLIATYSFGNSKKTDYKKKELEQSENSRAR; the protein is encoded by the coding sequence ATGAGAATACTAATCTTAGTTTTCATTTATTGCTTTCTTATTTCTGCGACAGAAATAAAAGCACAATCTATACAACATATTTCAGGTAAAATTGTCAATCATAAAAATGAATCTATGATGGGCAATATATCTTTATTATCTGTTCGGGATTCTACTTTAATAAAACAAGATAATTTTTTGGATGGCGTTTTTGGGTTGTCTGATGTTAATCAAAAAGAAGTGGTAATCAGACTTAGCTCTGCAGAATTTGCAGACACATTTTTACATGTTATTTATGCAGGAAAAGAGCATATAAATTTAGGGACAATATTCGTGAAGGAAAATAACAATCAGTTAAATGAAGTAGTTGTAAAAAGTCAAAATTCATTATTGAAATATGGATCTAGCGGTTCAGTAGAAGTTAATGTTGCTAATACTTTACTAGCTACAAGTAGTTCTGTAAATGAATTGTTGAGTAGAGTTCCTAACGTTATTGTTTCTGAAGGGCAAATTAGTGTATTAGGGAAAGGTGAAGCTATTATTTACTTAAACGGAATACTAATTAGCAACGAACGTTTTGCTGCAATCCCAGTTTCACAAATTGCTAAGATTGAAGTAATTTCAAATCCATCGGCTAAGTATGATGCAGAAGGAAAAGCAGTAATTAATATTATTACAAAGAAAAACGTTGAGAGCGGTATTATGGGATCAGCAAACCAGCAAGTTACTGTTTCTAAATTTGCAGGAACCAGCACAAATACACTGTTAGATTTTAATTATAATAAAGGAAAGTTTTCTTTTATAGCAAATTATGGATTACAATTAGGACATAATCGCGAACTATTAAATACTACCAGAACTAGGCCAGAGCCAACTGATTATATGAAATCAGAACTTACTACTGATTGGAAACGTAGGTTTAATAACTATTCAAATTTTGGATTTGGAATTCAATATACTTTTTCTGATTCGAATTATATTTCGTTTGAATATAGTGGAAACATTGCAGATTTGGGTGGAGTTGTAGAAAATCGAAATTCTATTTTAACCAATTCTAATACTATTTTTTATGCAACTGATACGGATAAAAATGATGTTCGGCTAAACAAGTTTATTAATTTAAACTATAATGCAACTACTGATTCAAAGGGATCCACATTATTTGCTGGGATATTATATTCTAACTACAATAGTACGGTAAGAGATTTTATTGGTGAAAATGGTTTAGTAGATGGGTTAAATTCAGAGCGATTCTTAAAAAATAATGCTGATTACACGATTAATATCATCAATACTCAAATAGATTATTCGAAAAAAATTAATGAAAATACTAAGTTGGAGACTGGTGCAAAATTAAGTTCAGCTGCTGTCAAGACGAGTTCAGATTTTTTAATTTCCAACGAAAACAACTCTGAATTTGAGTTTAATGATGCACTTTCGAGTGATTTTAAATATGATGAACAAATAGGAGCAGCCTATCTTAATTACAGTGGTTCTTTATCAGAAAAATTAAATTTTTCAGTAGGTGCTCGAGGCGAATGGACCAATTATGAATTAAATACTACAGCAAATGGAAATCAAAATTTCAAAAAAAATTATGCGAACATTTTCCCTAATTTATTATTGAATATGCCACTTTCAGATGATTTAAAGTTTCATGCTTCTTATGTATCTAGAATTACTCGACCAAGATATCAAGGACTTAATCCTTATGTTATTTATCAGGATCCATTCACAACTATTGAAGGTAATCCCCATCTTAAACCAGAAAAGATTCATGCTTTTGAAATGGGTGTCTTGTATAAAAAAATTAAATTTACACTAGGATATACCTATAAAGTTGATCTTATATCTGCTGCTGCTCTGCGTGGAAATAATTTGAATAGTTATATTCTAAGAGCTATTAACGTGGAGAAGGAACATAACTTTTTTGCTTCGGTTTCAAAGTCTTTTGCTACAAAATGGTGGACTTCAACCAATACAATGAGTATGAGTTATACAAAATCTATCGATAATACGTATTCATTTGTATTTGGAGCAACTAAACCTCAATTCTACCTTTATTCTAATAATACTTTTACTATTCCAAACCTTTTCAAGATTCAATTACTTGCTTGGTATTTGGGTGATAAAAGTAGTGGTTTAGTAGACGAAAATAGCCGTTCTACAGTAACGCTCGGAATTGAAAGAAGTCTTTTGAATAATGCATTGAAACTAAATTTTTCTGCAAATGATATTTTCCGTGGTTTCAATACTTCTGGAAATTATGAAGTAGGACAAACTCAGATTTATTACCACAGGAGGTATACCACAAATTATTTTAAACTTATTGCAACTTATAGTTTTGGTAATTCTAAAAAAACCGATTATAAGAAAAAGGAATTAGAACAGTCTGAGAATAGTAGAGCAAGATAA
- a CDS encoding TetR/AcrR family transcriptional regulator — MSKAARTKQFIIERTAPIFNMKGYSGTSMSDITDATGLTKGSIYGNFENKDEVAIAAFKYNIKKLQDAFAKAIEKEKTFKGKLSVYPRLYSDYYHLRVTQGGCPILNTATEADDTHPVLRRSVERAINFWKEKLVFYIEQGILAGEFKAKSIDSERTALTIIAMIEGAVMISKVTGNLKNLSDIMISLDKIIEGLE; from the coding sequence ATGAGTAAAGCTGCTAGAACAAAACAATTTATAATAGAAAGAACTGCTCCTATTTTTAATATGAAAGGATACAGTGGTACATCTATGAGTGATATAACCGATGCAACTGGGCTTACAAAGGGAAGCATTTACGGTAATTTTGAGAATAAAGATGAAGTTGCCATTGCGGCTTTTAAGTACAATATAAAAAAACTTCAAGATGCATTTGCCAAAGCAATAGAAAAAGAAAAGACCTTCAAAGGAAAGCTATCAGTATATCCCCGATTGTATTCTGACTATTATCATTTAAGAGTAACCCAAGGCGGCTGCCCTATTCTTAATACTGCAACCGAAGCCGATGATACCCATCCGGTTCTTAGAAGAAGTGTTGAAAGAGCCATAAACTTTTGGAAAGAAAAACTAGTTTTTTATATTGAGCAAGGAATACTTGCTGGAGAATTTAAAGCCAAGTCTATTGACTCTGAAAGAACAGCCTTAACAATTATCGCTATGATTGAAGGAGCCGTAATGATTAGTAAGGTAACGGGAAATCTTAAAAACTTATCCGATATCATGATTTCATTAGATAAAATAATTGAAGGCTTAGAATAA
- a CDS encoding DHA2 family efflux MFS transporter permease subunit, whose amino-acid sequence MTPLNRKILIITVILAAIMELIDISIVNVALSHMSGNLGATLEDTSWVITAYAIANVIIIPLTSFLSANLGRRNYYIGSVILFTFCSFMCGHSSNIWMLVFFRFMQGIGGGALLSISQVIIFELFPKDKQSTAGAIFGAGIFIGPTIGPTLGGYITENYDWPWIFLINIPIGILVAISCYFLLREPAVKPEVAKVDWTGITLLAIGVGSLQTVLERGEVEDWFETRYIVVLSVIATMTLITFIYWELTIEKPVVNLRVLKSKSLSIAAILTFVTGFGMFISIYISPVVAQRLLSFSPTQTGLLLLPGAILALLALKICGTLLQKGVSPVLIIAAGFLLFIYFNWRMSGITLNTSAAEISTALIFRALGLALLTVPLTMLAVSSLDDKDVAQGAALNNMMRQLGGSFGVSIINTYIVHRYATHRNVLVSNVTPDNSIAMDRINAYIKYFEHKGFAYNEAKLKALKLMEGVVTKQSSLLSYRDAFFFVGLFFVVTLPLLLLVMNKSKKAKSDIIISDH is encoded by the coding sequence ATGACACCACTAAATCGAAAAATCTTAATAATTACAGTCATATTAGCTGCAATTATGGAATTAATAGACATATCAATTGTAAATGTTGCCCTCTCGCATATGAGTGGAAATTTAGGAGCCACACTTGAAGATACTTCATGGGTTATAACCGCTTACGCAATTGCAAATGTTATAATAATACCTCTAACAAGCTTTTTGAGTGCCAATTTAGGACGACGTAATTATTATATAGGCTCAGTAATCTTATTTACATTTTGCTCCTTTATGTGTGGTCATTCTTCAAACATCTGGATGTTAGTATTCTTTAGATTCATGCAAGGAATTGGTGGTGGTGCCCTATTATCAATATCCCAAGTTATAATTTTTGAGCTATTCCCTAAAGACAAACAATCAACTGCTGGGGCTATATTTGGAGCTGGAATTTTTATTGGCCCAACAATAGGTCCAACGCTTGGTGGATATATTACCGAAAACTACGATTGGCCATGGATATTCTTAATCAACATTCCCATAGGTATCCTTGTAGCAATTTCATGTTATTTTCTTTTAAGAGAACCAGCCGTTAAACCTGAAGTAGCAAAGGTCGATTGGACCGGAATTACATTATTGGCCATAGGAGTAGGTTCTTTGCAAACTGTACTTGAAAGAGGTGAAGTTGAAGATTGGTTTGAGACTAGATACATAGTTGTTTTATCGGTTATTGCCACAATGACATTAATAACGTTTATCTATTGGGAGTTAACTATCGAAAAACCCGTAGTAAATCTTCGGGTACTTAAAAGCAAGTCTTTAAGTATTGCTGCTATTCTGACTTTTGTTACTGGATTTGGTATGTTTATCTCTATTTATATTAGTCCTGTAGTCGCACAACGTCTTTTAAGCTTTTCACCCACACAAACTGGTTTGCTTTTACTCCCAGGTGCAATATTAGCTTTGCTTGCGTTAAAGATATGTGGTACCTTATTGCAAAAAGGAGTATCTCCAGTGCTAATTATTGCAGCAGGATTTCTACTCTTTATTTATTTTAATTGGAGAATGTCTGGTATAACCCTAAATACAAGTGCAGCTGAGATTTCAACCGCATTAATTTTTCGTGCGCTTGGATTGGCTTTATTAACTGTACCACTCACAATGCTTGCCGTTTCGTCTTTAGATGACAAAGATGTAGCACAAGGAGCAGCTTTAAATAATATGATGCGTCAATTAGGAGGCTCATTCGGAGTATCAATAATAAATACTTATATCGTTCATCGCTATGCAACACATAGAAATGTGTTGGTTTCTAATGTCACTCCTGATAACTCAATAGCCATGGATCGGATTAATGCCTATATAAAATACTTTGAACATAAAGGATTTGCTTATAATGAGGCAAAATTAAAAGCATTAAAATTAATGGAAGGTGTTGTTACAAAGCAGTCATCACTATTAAGCTATAGAGATGCTTTTTTCTTTGTAGGACTCTTTTTCGTAGTAACACTGCCATTGTTATTATTAGTGATGAATAAATCTAAAAAAGCAAAATCTGATATTATCATTTCAGATCATTAA
- a CDS encoding VOC family protein, giving the protein MKLEHVEIQTNDIPKTIQFYTQTLGFKIVENNSTTVSFQIGTSMLKLVENKSFNSIYHLAFNIPNNKLDEAIKWCENKIDLIRIDDQNVITRFEAWNANAVYFYDNNGNLLEFIARHDLNNSQTEPFDTKSILNISEIGIVHEQPLVLGQDLINKHELSFFSKNANSDVFAAIGDDEGLLIIVKPNRNWYPTQTPSESNKTAVRLTNNNKITELNF; this is encoded by the coding sequence ATGAAATTAGAACACGTAGAAATCCAAACCAATGATATTCCAAAGACTATTCAGTTTTATACCCAAACTTTAGGTTTTAAAATTGTAGAGAATAATTCAACAACCGTCTCTTTTCAAATAGGTACATCAATGTTAAAACTTGTTGAGAATAAAAGTTTTAATTCTATTTATCATCTAGCTTTTAATATTCCTAATAATAAACTAGATGAGGCTATAAAATGGTGTGAAAACAAAATTGATTTAATTCGTATTGACGACCAAAATGTAATTACTAGGTTTGAAGCCTGGAATGCCAATGCAGTTTATTTTTATGACAACAATGGTAACTTATTAGAATTCATTGCGAGACATGATCTGAATAATTCACAAACAGAGCCATTTGATACAAAATCAATACTTAATATTAGCGAAATAGGTATTGTACACGAACAACCATTGGTATTAGGACAAGATTTAATCAATAAACATGAGTTAAGTTTCTTTAGCAAAAATGCCAATAGCGATGTTTTTGCTGCCATTGGTGATGATGAAGGGCTACTAATCATAGTAAAACCTAATCGTAACTGGTACCCTACACAAACTCCTTCTGAGAGCAATAAAACTGCAGTTCGATTGACCAACAACAATAAAATCACCGAATTAAATTTTTAG
- a CDS encoding RagB/SusD family nutrient uptake outer membrane protein encodes MKNISKYLFLFVAALVASSCDDYLDVKPVGKVIPETLTEFRAVLTKGYSTFPLHKSLTALRGDEMLLEEESNDFAFYKDNYMWNDANPDLISTKFPYAGLYNCIFYTNVIINEASNKLEASPEKDQLVGEAYALRALAYFDLVNLFGKQYDATTAGSDRGVPLALKIDLEQAYIPESVSVIYAQIHSDKEAAKKLLNLDTQAKGLNYRFSKAALYTMESRVYLYQKQWDKALQAADKAMSINNSLVDLNVTPILPNNYDTKESIMALEETFENKIKRSAYAAPTLTDVYDKTNDLRFKLYFQVSGSKFVFKKGGELNQKSTFRTAELYLTKAETSVQLNDLATARTTILNFIKTRYNTTGFAQLSTKISAMNQTDLLDFVYQERQREFAIEGHRWFDLRRTTQKQILHTLAGKTYTLIQNDPRYTLPFPLDARLNNPEL; translated from the coding sequence ATGAAAAATATATCAAAATACCTATTCCTTTTTGTAGCTGCGTTAGTAGCTTCAAGCTGTGATGATTACCTTGACGTAAAACCAGTGGGTAAAGTAATTCCTGAAACACTTACAGAATTTAGAGCGGTTCTTACTAAAGGATATTCTACTTTTCCTTTGCATAAATCACTTACTGCTTTAAGAGGAGATGAAATGCTTCTTGAAGAGGAGAGTAATGATTTTGCATTCTATAAGGATAACTATATGTGGAATGATGCAAATCCAGATCTTATTTCTACAAAATTTCCTTACGCAGGATTATACAATTGTATTTTTTATACCAATGTAATCATTAATGAAGCTAGTAATAAACTGGAAGCTTCACCAGAAAAAGATCAATTGGTTGGAGAAGCATACGCACTAAGAGCCCTTGCTTATTTTGATTTAGTTAACTTATTCGGGAAACAATACGATGCAACAACTGCAGGTTCAGACAGAGGTGTTCCATTGGCATTAAAGATAGATTTAGAACAAGCCTATATTCCAGAAAGCGTATCAGTTATTTATGCTCAAATTCATTCGGATAAAGAAGCTGCAAAAAAATTACTAAACCTAGATACTCAAGCCAAAGGACTTAACTATCGTTTTTCTAAAGCAGCATTGTATACAATGGAGTCTCGTGTATACTTGTACCAAAAACAATGGGATAAAGCGCTACAGGCAGCTGATAAAGCAATGTCAATTAACAATTCTTTGGTTGACTTAAATGTTACTCCTATTTTGCCAAATAATTATGATACAAAAGAATCAATAATGGCACTTGAAGAAACGTTTGAAAATAAAATAAAAAGATCAGCTTATGCAGCTCCTACTTTAACAGACGTATACGACAAGACAAATGACTTGCGTTTTAAATTGTATTTTCAAGTAAGCGGCAGCAAATTTGTATTTAAAAAAGGTGGAGAGTTAAATCAAAAAAGTACATTTAGAACTGCCGAATTGTATTTGACCAAAGCAGAAACTTCTGTACAATTAAATGACCTTGCAACTGCAAGAACAACTATATTGAATTTCATTAAAACCCGATATAATACCACAGGTTTCGCTCAATTGAGCACAAAGATTAGTGCTATGAATCAAACAGATCTTCTTGATTTTGTATACCAAGAAAGACAACGTGAGTTTGCCATTGAAGGGCACCGTTGGTTTGATTTAAGAAGAACTACTCAAAAACAAATCTTGCATACACTGGCTGGCAAGACTTATACTTTGATCCAAAACGATCCGAGATATACGTTACCTTTCCCATTAGATGCAAGGTTAAACAATCCAGAATTGTAA